Proteins from one Scleropages formosus chromosome 14, fSclFor1.1, whole genome shotgun sequence genomic window:
- the LOC108920539 gene encoding TSC22 domain family protein 1 isoform X3 yields the protein MRETEVQGQHPEETAMKLVFWELEQHLKSSSGASVVAIDNKIEQAMDLVKSHLMYAVREEVEVLKEQIKELIERNSQLEQENNLLKNLASPEQLAQFQAQVQSGSPPASTQPPGTVTQQSAPPAQPTSQTSGPSA from the exons ATGAGAGAAACAGAGGTCCAAGGgcagcacccagaggagactgCCATGAAGCTGGTGTTCTGGGAATTGGAGCAGCATTTGAAGAG CTCCTCGGGTGCCAGTGTGGTGGCTATAGACAACAAAATTGAACAAGCAATg GATCTAGTAAAAAGTCACTTGATGTATGCCGTGCGAGAGGAAGTGGAGGTCTTAAAGGAGCAGATAAAAGAACTGATAGAAAGGAACtcccagctggagcaggagaacaACCTACTGAAGAACTTAGCCAGCCCTGAGCAGCTGGCACAGTTTCAGGCCCAAGTCCAGAGCGGCTCGCCTCCAGCTTCAACACAGCCTCCGGggacagtgacacagcagtcGGCCCCTCCTGCCCAGCCCACTTCACAGACCTCTGGACCCTCTGCATAG
- the LOC108920539 gene encoding TSC22 domain family protein 1 isoform X2, which produces MSSPCCAAVAMDLGVCQLRNFSISFLSSLLATESSPVRLDNSSSGASVVAIDNKIEQAMDLVKSHLMYAVREEVEVLKEQIKELIERNSQLEQENNLLKNLASPEQLAQFQAQVQSGSPPASTQPPGTVTQQSAPPAQPTSQTSGPSA; this is translated from the exons ATGAGCAGCCCGTGCTGCGCCGCCGTGGCGATGGATCTCGGTGTCTGCCAGCTCAgaaatttctccatttctttTCTGTCGTCTCTGCTCGCCACAGAAAGTTCACCAGTCAGACTTGACAATAG CTCCTCGGGTGCCAGTGTGGTGGCTATAGACAACAAAATTGAACAAGCAATg GATCTAGTAAAAAGTCACTTGATGTATGCCGTGCGAGAGGAAGTGGAGGTCTTAAAGGAGCAGATAAAAGAACTGATAGAAAGGAACtcccagctggagcaggagaacaACCTACTGAAGAACTTAGCCAGCCCTGAGCAGCTGGCACAGTTTCAGGCCCAAGTCCAGAGCGGCTCGCCTCCAGCTTCAACACAGCCTCCGGggacagtgacacagcagtcGGCCCCTCCTGCCCAGCCCACTTCACAGACCTCTGGACCCTCTGCATAG